One segment of Anguilla anguilla isolate fAngAng1 chromosome 1, fAngAng1.pri, whole genome shotgun sequence DNA contains the following:
- the LOC118232112 gene encoding uncharacterized protein LOC118232112, whose translation MVYLNGTFEECRFRECNLGNLICDAMLSNRCTWVHAIRRVEGEDFAVRRYSTYVCGLHFEESDMHVHVESGRKYLTAQAVPSRFSWNNWGKTKKQETATSKRRGDVGFGEEMGGVAELSDAAIVTTGHDYDCHPPPGALDEALERIRELEKMVSRLTLSGPLLERWCISDEDFRYFTRFPSKRTFNVFWDSIQPSASQIVYWSKARRVGIDNMEREGIHPSPTRKLHLIDEFLMYCLRVATGLLERVLAEVFGVSTSTVSRVIITWSNYLYLILGSVPLWMTQEQVRKTMPLKFQQYSPKLRVIIDCTEFRCESPEAITLHSETFSMYKSHTTFKALIGVAPCGAITFVSKLFTGSISDQELTKESGILALLEPGDEVMADKGFFIEKSLQEVGAKLIIPPFRHKSQFSREETERTQAIARLRILVERAIRKVKEYHIWDSPIPLTLAGTVNQIWSNCCVMVNYQGPLDLDGEVQYWAE comes from the exons ATGGTCTACCTCAACGGAACCTTCGAGGAGTGTCGATTCCGGGAGTGCAACCTGGGAAACTTGATCTGTGATGCAATG CTTTCCAACCGATGTACATGGGTACATGCAATTAGGAGAGTCGAGGGAGAAGATTTCGCAGTTAGGAGGTACAGCACTTACGTGTGTGGACTGCACTTTGAGGAGAGTGACATGCACGTTCATGTTGAGTCCGGCCGCAAGTACCTTACTGCGCAGGCAGTGCCTTCCCGATTTTCGTGGAACAATTGGGGCAAAACTAAAAAACAAGAGACAGCCACATCGAAGAGAAGAGGTGATGTTGGCTTTGGAGAGGAGATGGGAGGTGTAGCAGAGCTCAGTGATGCCGCAATTGTAACTACGGGTCACGACTACGACTGCCATCCTCCCCCGG GTGCACTTGATGAGGCATTGGAGAGGATCAGGGAGTTGGAGAAGATGGTCTCACGCCTCACCCTCTCTGGGCCCCTCCTGGAGAGATGGTGTATTTCTGATGAAGACTTCAGGTACTTCACCAGGTTCCCATCAAAGCGcacatttaatgtgttttgggATTCCATTCAGCCATCTGCATCACAGATTGTATATTGGTCCAAAGCGAGGAGAGTTGGCATTGACAACATGGAGAGGGAAGGAATTCATCCTAGCCCCACACGTAAGCTACACCTTATTGATGAATTTTTAATGTACTGCTTACGTGTAGCAACTGGCCTTTTGGAGAGGGTTTTGGCAGAGGTATTTGGGGTGAGCACATCAACAGTGAGCCGTGTTATCATCACATGGTCCAATTACCTGTACCTCATTTTGGGATCTGTTCCACTCTGGATGACACAAGAGCAAGTGAGGAAGACCATGCCACTAAAATTCCAGCAGTACAGCCCAAAACTCAGAGTCATCATCGATTGCACTGAGTTTCGATGTGAGAGCCCAGAGGCCATTACTCTGCACTCTGAAACGTTCTCGATGTACAAGAGCCATACCACCTTCAAAGCTCTAATCGGTGTTGCACCCTGTGGCGCTATTACCTTTGTGTCCAAATTGTTCACTGGGTCAATATCTGATCAGGAGTTGACAAAGGAGTCTGGCATTTTGGCTTTATTGGAGCCAGGGGATGAGGTTATGGCAGATAAAGGCTTCTTCATTGAAAAGTCCTTGCAGGAAGTTGGGGCCAAACTAATAATACCACCATTTAGGCACAAGAGTCAGTTCAGCAGAGAGGAAACGGAGAGGACCCAGGCCATTGCCAGACTCCGGATTCTGGTTGAACGGGCAATTCGGAAGGTAAAAGAGTACCACATCTGGGATTCACCAATTCCTCTAACCCTGGCAGGCACTGTAAACCAAATATGGTCCAACTGCTGCGTCATGGTGAATTACCAGGGTCCTCTCGACCTTGATGGTGAAGTGCAATATTGGGCAGAGTGA